A single Vigna radiata var. radiata cultivar VC1973A chromosome 8, Vradiata_ver6, whole genome shotgun sequence DNA region contains:
- the LOC106772026 gene encoding MATH domain-containing protein At5g43560 isoform X7, with protein sequence MTGIVSEESGVGKSVEGTSSGQRCQSGEALAEWRSSEQVENGITSTSPPYWDSDDGDDGPKPLELFGRYTWKIEKFSQINKRELRSSPFEVGGYKWYILIYPQGCDVCNHLSLFLCVANHDKLLPGWSHFAQFTIAVVNKDPKKSKYSDTLHRFWKKEHDWGWKKFMELSKVYDGFVDTSDNLIIKAQVQVIREKSDRPFRCLDCQYRRELVRVYLTNVEQICRRFVEERRSKLGKLIEDKARWSSFFSFWGEIDQTSKRHMSREKTDVILKVVVKHFFIEKEVTSTLVMDSLHSGLKALEGQTKNQKAKVKLLDAEEIPAPIVHVEKDMFVLVDDVLLLLERAAIEPLPPKDEKCPQNRTKDGDSGEDFNKDSIERDERRLTELGRRTLEIFVLAHIFSNKIEVAYQEAVALKRQEELIREEEAAWQAESDQKAKRGSEREKKSKKKTGQTKTEQPKRKGQREGGELYCLCT encoded by the exons ATGACTGGGATTGTGAGTGAGGAGTCTGGTGTGGGAAAGTCTGTTGAGGGAACTTCAAGTGGGCAGCGATGTCAATCCGGGGAAGCATTGGCAGAATGGCGTTCTTCTGAGCAGGTGGAGAATGGAATCACATCTACTTCCCCCCCTTATTGGGACTCTGATGATGGAGACGATG gACCAAAACCTTTggagttatttggaagatatacaTGGAAGATAGAAAAGTtttctcaaattaacaaaaggGAACTTCGCAGTAGTCCATTTGAGGTTGGCGGCTACAAATG GTATATTTTAATCTATCCACAAGGCTGTGATGTCTGCAATCATCTCTCACTCTTTCTGTGTGTTGCTAATCATGACAAACTTCTTCCAG GATGGAGTCATTTTGCTCAATTTACAATAGCTGTGGTCAATAAAGACCcaaagaaatcaaaatattcag ATACATTGCATCGATTTTGGAAGAAGGAGCATGACTGGGGGTGGAAAAAGTTTATGGAACTGTCCAAGGTGTATGATGGATTTGTTGATACTTCAGACAATCTGATAATAAAGGCTCAAGTTCAAGTCATAAg GGAGAAATCAGACAGACCTTTCCGGTGCCTTGATTGTCAATATAGGAGAGAACTTGTGAGGGTATATTTGACAAATGTAGAACAAATTTGTCGGCGTTTTGTGGAGGAGAGAAGAAGCAAACTTGGGAAGTTGATAGAGGATAAAGCTAGATGGTCAAG CTTCTTTTCTTTCTGGGGGGAAATTGACCAGACTTCTAAGCGCCACATGTCTAGGGAGAAGACTGATGTAATTTTGAAAGTAGTTGTAAAGCATTTCTTCATTGAGAAAGAGGTCACTTCTACTTTGGTAATGGATTCCTTGCATAGTGGATTGAAGGCTCTTGAAGGCCAGACTAAAAACCAAAAAGCTAAAGTGAAATTGCTGGATGCTGAAGAAATACCAGCACCAATTGTTCATGTGGAGAAAGACATGTTTGTACTGGTGGATGATGTTTTACTGCTACTTGAAAGGGCTGCAATAGAACCACTGCCTCCTAAAGATGAAAAGTGCCCTCAAAACCGGACAAAG GATGGAGATTCTGGAGAGGATTTCAACAAGGATTCTATTGAGCGTGATGAAAGGCGTTTAACAGAATTGGGTCGTAGGACTTTGGAAATATTTGTCCTTGCCCATATATTCAG TAACAAAATTGAGGTTGCATACCAGGAAGCTGTTGCACTCAAAAGACAAGAAGAACTCATCCGTGAAGAAGAGGCTGCATGGCAAGCTGAAAGTGATCAAAAAGCAAAACGTGGGAGTGAGAGGGAAAAAAAGTCGAAGAAAAAA ACAGGCCAGACAAAAACGGAGCAACCGAAAAGGAAAGGACAAAGGGAGGGAGGAGAGCTCTACTGTCTCTGTACCTGA
- the LOC106772026 gene encoding MATH domain-containing protein At5g43560 isoform X6 — MTGIVSEESGVGKSVEGTSSGQRCQSGEALAEWRSSEQVENGITSTSPPYWDSDDGDDGPKPLELFGRYTWKIEKFSQINKRELRSSPFEVGGYKWYILIYPQGCDVCNHLSLFLCVANHDKLLPGWSHFAQFTIAVVNKDPKKSKYSDTLHRFWKKEHDWGWKKFMELSKVYDGFVDTSDNLIIKAQVQVIREKSDRPFRCLDCQYRRELVRVYLTNVEQICRRFVEERRSKLGKLIEDKARWSSFFSFWGEIDQTSKRHMSREKTDVILKVVVKHFFIEKEVTSTLVMDSLHSGLKALEGQTKNQKAKVKLLDAEEIPAPIVHVEKDMFVLVDDVLLLLERAAIEPLPPKDEKCPQNRTKDGDSGEDFNKDSIERDERRLTELGRRTLEIFVLAHIFSNKIEVAYQEAVALKRQEELIREEEAAWQAESDQKAKRGSEREKKSKKKQIFLSFHYRPDKNGATEKERTKGGRRALLSLYLRRTKTMLLMTKMILT; from the exons ATGACTGGGATTGTGAGTGAGGAGTCTGGTGTGGGAAAGTCTGTTGAGGGAACTTCAAGTGGGCAGCGATGTCAATCCGGGGAAGCATTGGCAGAATGGCGTTCTTCTGAGCAGGTGGAGAATGGAATCACATCTACTTCCCCCCCTTATTGGGACTCTGATGATGGAGACGATG gACCAAAACCTTTggagttatttggaagatatacaTGGAAGATAGAAAAGTtttctcaaattaacaaaaggGAACTTCGCAGTAGTCCATTTGAGGTTGGCGGCTACAAATG GTATATTTTAATCTATCCACAAGGCTGTGATGTCTGCAATCATCTCTCACTCTTTCTGTGTGTTGCTAATCATGACAAACTTCTTCCAG GATGGAGTCATTTTGCTCAATTTACAATAGCTGTGGTCAATAAAGACCcaaagaaatcaaaatattcag ATACATTGCATCGATTTTGGAAGAAGGAGCATGACTGGGGGTGGAAAAAGTTTATGGAACTGTCCAAGGTGTATGATGGATTTGTTGATACTTCAGACAATCTGATAATAAAGGCTCAAGTTCAAGTCATAAg GGAGAAATCAGACAGACCTTTCCGGTGCCTTGATTGTCAATATAGGAGAGAACTTGTGAGGGTATATTTGACAAATGTAGAACAAATTTGTCGGCGTTTTGTGGAGGAGAGAAGAAGCAAACTTGGGAAGTTGATAGAGGATAAAGCTAGATGGTCAAG CTTCTTTTCTTTCTGGGGGGAAATTGACCAGACTTCTAAGCGCCACATGTCTAGGGAGAAGACTGATGTAATTTTGAAAGTAGTTGTAAAGCATTTCTTCATTGAGAAAGAGGTCACTTCTACTTTGGTAATGGATTCCTTGCATAGTGGATTGAAGGCTCTTGAAGGCCAGACTAAAAACCAAAAAGCTAAAGTGAAATTGCTGGATGCTGAAGAAATACCAGCACCAATTGTTCATGTGGAGAAAGACATGTTTGTACTGGTGGATGATGTTTTACTGCTACTTGAAAGGGCTGCAATAGAACCACTGCCTCCTAAAGATGAAAAGTGCCCTCAAAACCGGACAAAG GATGGAGATTCTGGAGAGGATTTCAACAAGGATTCTATTGAGCGTGATGAAAGGCGTTTAACAGAATTGGGTCGTAGGACTTTGGAAATATTTGTCCTTGCCCATATATTCAG TAACAAAATTGAGGTTGCATACCAGGAAGCTGTTGCACTCAAAAGACAAGAAGAACTCATCCGTGAAGAAGAGGCTGCATGGCAAGCTGAAAGTGATCAAAAAGCAAAACGTGGGAGTGAGAGGGAAAAAAAGTCGAAGAAAAAACAG ATATTCCTGTCTTTTCACTACAGGCCAGACAAAAACGGAGCAACCGAAAAGGAAAGGACAAAGGGAGGGAGGAGAGCTCTACTGTCTCTGTACCTGAGAAGAACCAAGACAATGCTGCTGATGACAAAAATGATTCTAACATAG
- the LOC106772026 gene encoding MATH domain-containing protein At5g43560 isoform X1, which produces MTGIVSEESGVGKSVEGTSSGQRCQSGEALAEWRSSEQVENGITSTSPPYWDSDDGDDGPKPLELFGRYTWKIEKFSQINKRELRSSPFEVGGYKWYILIYPQGCDVCNHLSLFLCVANHDKLLPGWSHFAQFTIAVVNKDPKKSKYSDTLHRFWKKEHDWGWKKFMELSKVYDGFVDTSDNLIIKAQVQVIREKSDRPFRCLDCQYRRELVRVYLTNVEQICRRFVEERRSKLGKLIEDKARWSSFFSFWGEIDQTSKRHMSREKTDVILKVVVKHFFIEKEVTSTLVMDSLHSGLKALEGQTKNQKAKVKLLDAEEIPAPIVHVEKDMFVLVDDVLLLLERAAIEPLPPKDEKCPQNRTKDGDSGEDFNKDSIERDERRLTELGRRTLEIFVLAHIFSNKIEVAYQEAVALKRQEELIREEEAAWQAESDQKAKRGSEREKKSKKKQARQKRSNRKGKDKGREESSTVSVPEKNQDNAADDKNDSNIEEAVAVSETADAVEDVSDVSDSVDGVAETLQPDSEDRDGGPVNWDTDASEVHPPSEDRNNGIGGASTIQNGISEKRSSSVIDDSSSTCSTDSLPSVVMNDPHKGNSFSNYKVQKSPSRGKNRGKTLSDVSSWTNGIDNQPSRSALDAGDCNNESGSGKNGKSESGVVVLSLQDQLKCAEQHVVIKEEEFHSVKKPGIRDLVEAERSIDNDSLRKEKISSVPSSPISPPRNLSSSVQMKLEHKTSRTVYPVHIRKTSLSGSPQTDKDPSSPFTPASPVPAASKSEIQKISSARLTERSEAQVPMMSRPSSAPLVPGPRPTAPSASVVQTAPLLARSVSAAGRLGPDPLPATHRRAPQSYRNVIMGNPMASTAASLTHSSSSSSGVNPSPGYSQPSSLVSSVFLSQSSDRLDKSSGQSGVHFSLIARDVLQNGSQWIESSQRESNRMPLDQPSRLDDAQNHDLYRPAHSRSMGNMSTEFPACASGRHNQGLIVDEFPHLDIINDLLDDEHVIGKSAKSSSAFQSLNNGQQLLNRQSTFPGDLGANDDPGSSTTSCRFERSRSYHHDHRFQGGYNLSGGHYDSVRDYIPAMNSVHCVNGQVDGLIPNQWQVGGSDLLYMGMRNTENGNYAYYPDYSNMTCGVNGYTVFRPSSGP; this is translated from the exons ATGACTGGGATTGTGAGTGAGGAGTCTGGTGTGGGAAAGTCTGTTGAGGGAACTTCAAGTGGGCAGCGATGTCAATCCGGGGAAGCATTGGCAGAATGGCGTTCTTCTGAGCAGGTGGAGAATGGAATCACATCTACTTCCCCCCCTTATTGGGACTCTGATGATGGAGACGATG gACCAAAACCTTTggagttatttggaagatatacaTGGAAGATAGAAAAGTtttctcaaattaacaaaaggGAACTTCGCAGTAGTCCATTTGAGGTTGGCGGCTACAAATG GTATATTTTAATCTATCCACAAGGCTGTGATGTCTGCAATCATCTCTCACTCTTTCTGTGTGTTGCTAATCATGACAAACTTCTTCCAG GATGGAGTCATTTTGCTCAATTTACAATAGCTGTGGTCAATAAAGACCcaaagaaatcaaaatattcag ATACATTGCATCGATTTTGGAAGAAGGAGCATGACTGGGGGTGGAAAAAGTTTATGGAACTGTCCAAGGTGTATGATGGATTTGTTGATACTTCAGACAATCTGATAATAAAGGCTCAAGTTCAAGTCATAAg GGAGAAATCAGACAGACCTTTCCGGTGCCTTGATTGTCAATATAGGAGAGAACTTGTGAGGGTATATTTGACAAATGTAGAACAAATTTGTCGGCGTTTTGTGGAGGAGAGAAGAAGCAAACTTGGGAAGTTGATAGAGGATAAAGCTAGATGGTCAAG CTTCTTTTCTTTCTGGGGGGAAATTGACCAGACTTCTAAGCGCCACATGTCTAGGGAGAAGACTGATGTAATTTTGAAAGTAGTTGTAAAGCATTTCTTCATTGAGAAAGAGGTCACTTCTACTTTGGTAATGGATTCCTTGCATAGTGGATTGAAGGCTCTTGAAGGCCAGACTAAAAACCAAAAAGCTAAAGTGAAATTGCTGGATGCTGAAGAAATACCAGCACCAATTGTTCATGTGGAGAAAGACATGTTTGTACTGGTGGATGATGTTTTACTGCTACTTGAAAGGGCTGCAATAGAACCACTGCCTCCTAAAGATGAAAAGTGCCCTCAAAACCGGACAAAG GATGGAGATTCTGGAGAGGATTTCAACAAGGATTCTATTGAGCGTGATGAAAGGCGTTTAACAGAATTGGGTCGTAGGACTTTGGAAATATTTGTCCTTGCCCATATATTCAG TAACAAAATTGAGGTTGCATACCAGGAAGCTGTTGCACTCAAAAGACAAGAAGAACTCATCCGTGAAGAAGAGGCTGCATGGCAAGCTGAAAGTGATCAAAAAGCAAAACGTGGGAGTGAGAGGGAAAAAAAGTCGAAGAAAAAACAG GCCAGACAAAAACGGAGCAACCGAAAAGGAAAGGACAAAGGGAGGGAGGAGAGCTCTACTGTCTCTGTACCTGAGAAGAACCAAGACAATGCTGCTGATGACAAAAATGATTCTAACATAGAGGAAGCTGTAGCTGTGTCTGAAACGGCTGATGCTGTGGAAGATGTTTCTGATGTGTCTGACTCTGTAGATGGAGTTGCTGAAACGCTTCAGCCTGATTCAGAAGACAGAGATGGTGGTCCTGTTAATTGGGATACTGATGCATCAGAAGTTCATCCTCCATCCGAGGATAGAAACAATGGCATAGGTGGTGCTTCAACGATACAAAATGGAATATCCGAGAAAAGGAGCAGTTCAGTGATAGATGACAGTTCTTCAACATGTTCTACTGATTCTTTGCCGTCAGTAGTCATGAATGACCCCCACAAAGGAAACTCTTTCTCAAATTATAAAGTCCAAAAGTCGCCTAGCAG AGGTAAGAACCGAGGCAAAACATTGTCTGATGTGAGTAGTTGGACGAATGGAATAGATAATCAGCCATCTCGTTCTGCGTTAGATGCCGGGGATTGTAACAATGAGTCTGGAAGTGGTAAGAATGGAAAATCTGAGTCTGGGGTTGTTGTCCTCTCCTTACAGGATCAGTTGAAGTGTGCTGAGCAGCATGTTGTCATAAAG GAAGAGGAGTTTCATTCAGTGAAGAAGCCGGGCATCAGAGACCTTGTTGAGGCAGAGAGATCTATTGACAATGACAGTCTACGAAAAGAGAAGATATCATCTGTGCCATCCTCACCCATTAGTCCTCCTAGAAACTTATCATCCTCTGTTCAAATGAAGTTAGAACACAAGACTAGCCGTACTGTATATCCTGTTCATATCAGGAAAACATCTTTAAGTGGTTCCCCACAGACTGATAAAGATCCATCTTCACCTTTTACTCCTGCATCACCAGTTCCAGCTGCGTCTAAAAGCGAGATACAAAAGATTTCAAGCGCAAGATTAACTGAAAGATCTGAGGCACAAGTGCCAATGATGTCGAGACCTTCAAGTGCTCCTTTAGTTCCTGGTCCCAGGCCAACCGCCCCTTCTGCCTCGGTGGTACAAACTGCTCCCCTACTTGCACGCTCAGTGAGTGCAGCTGGCCGGTTGGGTCCTGATCCCTTACCTGCTACCCATAGGCGTGCTCCTCAATCCTACAGAAATGTGATTATGGGGAACCCTATGGCATCAACTGCTGCTAGTCTGACCCATTCCAGCTCCTCAAGTTCAGGAGTAAATCCATCACCTGGCTATTCTCAACCATCTTCGTTAGTGTCATCTGTATTTTTATCCCAGAGCTCTGACAGATTGGACAAAAGTTCTGGTCAATCTGGTGTTCATTTTAGCTTGATTGCACGGGATGTTTTGCAGAATGGTTCCCAGTGGATTGAGAGTTCTCAAAGGGAATCGAACAGAATGCCCTTAGATCAACCCTCCAGGCTCGATGATGCTCAAAATCATGACTTGTACAGGCCAGCACACAGTAGATCAATGGGCAACATGTCAACTGAGTTCCCAGCCTGTGCATCTGGGCGTCATAACCAAGGGTTAATTGTGGATGAGTTCCCACACCTTGATATCATAAATGACCTGCTTGATGATGAACATGTTATTGGGAAGTCGGCTAAATCAAGTTCAGCATTCCAGTCTCTGAATAACGGACAGCAGTTGCTAAATCGACAGTCCACTTTTCCAGGGGATTTGGGTGCAAATGATGATCCGGGATCTTCAACCACTTCCTGCAGGTTTGAGCGGTCACGAAGTTACCATCATGACCATAGATTCCAAGGAGGGTATAACTTGTCTGGTGGGCATTATGATTCAGTGAGGGATTATATTCCAGCGATGAATAGTGTGCATTGCGTGAATGGTCAGGTAGATGGGTTGATACCGAACCAATGGCAAGTGGGTGGTTCCGATCTGTTGTATATGGGCATGAGAAACACAGAGAACGGTAATTATGCATACTATCCAGATTACTCAAATATGACATGCGGTGTGAATGGTTATACTGTATTCAGGCCGTCAAGTGGTCCCTAA
- the LOC106772026 gene encoding MATH domain-containing protein At5g43560 isoform X2 produces MTGIVSEESGVGKSVEGTSSGQRCQSGEALAEWRSSEQVENGITSTSPPYWDSDDGDDGPKPLELFGRYTWKIEKFSQINKRELRSSPFEVGGYKWYILIYPQGCDVCNHLSLFLCVANHDKLLPGWSHFAQFTIAVVNKDPKKSKYSDTLHRFWKKEHDWGWKKFMELSKVYDGFVDTSDNLIIKAQVQVISFFSFWGEIDQTSKRHMSREKTDVILKVVVKHFFIEKEVTSTLVMDSLHSGLKALEGQTKNQKAKVKLLDAEEIPAPIVHVEKDMFVLVDDVLLLLERAAIEPLPPKDEKCPQNRTKDGDSGEDFNKDSIERDERRLTELGRRTLEIFVLAHIFSNKIEVAYQEAVALKRQEELIREEEAAWQAESDQKAKRGSEREKKSKKKQARQKRSNRKGKDKGREESSTVSVPEKNQDNAADDKNDSNIEEAVAVSETADAVEDVSDVSDSVDGVAETLQPDSEDRDGGPVNWDTDASEVHPPSEDRNNGIGGASTIQNGISEKRSSSVIDDSSSTCSTDSLPSVVMNDPHKGNSFSNYKVQKSPSRGKNRGKTLSDVSSWTNGIDNQPSRSALDAGDCNNESGSGKNGKSESGVVVLSLQDQLKCAEQHVVIKEEEFHSVKKPGIRDLVEAERSIDNDSLRKEKISSVPSSPISPPRNLSSSVQMKLEHKTSRTVYPVHIRKTSLSGSPQTDKDPSSPFTPASPVPAASKSEIQKISSARLTERSEAQVPMMSRPSSAPLVPGPRPTAPSASVVQTAPLLARSVSAAGRLGPDPLPATHRRAPQSYRNVIMGNPMASTAASLTHSSSSSSGVNPSPGYSQPSSLVSSVFLSQSSDRLDKSSGQSGVHFSLIARDVLQNGSQWIESSQRESNRMPLDQPSRLDDAQNHDLYRPAHSRSMGNMSTEFPACASGRHNQGLIVDEFPHLDIINDLLDDEHVIGKSAKSSSAFQSLNNGQQLLNRQSTFPGDLGANDDPGSSTTSCRFERSRSYHHDHRFQGGYNLSGGHYDSVRDYIPAMNSVHCVNGQVDGLIPNQWQVGGSDLLYMGMRNTENGNYAYYPDYSNMTCGVNGYTVFRPSSGP; encoded by the exons ATGACTGGGATTGTGAGTGAGGAGTCTGGTGTGGGAAAGTCTGTTGAGGGAACTTCAAGTGGGCAGCGATGTCAATCCGGGGAAGCATTGGCAGAATGGCGTTCTTCTGAGCAGGTGGAGAATGGAATCACATCTACTTCCCCCCCTTATTGGGACTCTGATGATGGAGACGATG gACCAAAACCTTTggagttatttggaagatatacaTGGAAGATAGAAAAGTtttctcaaattaacaaaaggGAACTTCGCAGTAGTCCATTTGAGGTTGGCGGCTACAAATG GTATATTTTAATCTATCCACAAGGCTGTGATGTCTGCAATCATCTCTCACTCTTTCTGTGTGTTGCTAATCATGACAAACTTCTTCCAG GATGGAGTCATTTTGCTCAATTTACAATAGCTGTGGTCAATAAAGACCcaaagaaatcaaaatattcag ATACATTGCATCGATTTTGGAAGAAGGAGCATGACTGGGGGTGGAAAAAGTTTATGGAACTGTCCAAGGTGTATGATGGATTTGTTGATACTTCAGACAATCTGATAATAAAGGCTCAAGTTCAAGTCATAAg CTTCTTTTCTTTCTGGGGGGAAATTGACCAGACTTCTAAGCGCCACATGTCTAGGGAGAAGACTGATGTAATTTTGAAAGTAGTTGTAAAGCATTTCTTCATTGAGAAAGAGGTCACTTCTACTTTGGTAATGGATTCCTTGCATAGTGGATTGAAGGCTCTTGAAGGCCAGACTAAAAACCAAAAAGCTAAAGTGAAATTGCTGGATGCTGAAGAAATACCAGCACCAATTGTTCATGTGGAGAAAGACATGTTTGTACTGGTGGATGATGTTTTACTGCTACTTGAAAGGGCTGCAATAGAACCACTGCCTCCTAAAGATGAAAAGTGCCCTCAAAACCGGACAAAG GATGGAGATTCTGGAGAGGATTTCAACAAGGATTCTATTGAGCGTGATGAAAGGCGTTTAACAGAATTGGGTCGTAGGACTTTGGAAATATTTGTCCTTGCCCATATATTCAG TAACAAAATTGAGGTTGCATACCAGGAAGCTGTTGCACTCAAAAGACAAGAAGAACTCATCCGTGAAGAAGAGGCTGCATGGCAAGCTGAAAGTGATCAAAAAGCAAAACGTGGGAGTGAGAGGGAAAAAAAGTCGAAGAAAAAACAG GCCAGACAAAAACGGAGCAACCGAAAAGGAAAGGACAAAGGGAGGGAGGAGAGCTCTACTGTCTCTGTACCTGAGAAGAACCAAGACAATGCTGCTGATGACAAAAATGATTCTAACATAGAGGAAGCTGTAGCTGTGTCTGAAACGGCTGATGCTGTGGAAGATGTTTCTGATGTGTCTGACTCTGTAGATGGAGTTGCTGAAACGCTTCAGCCTGATTCAGAAGACAGAGATGGTGGTCCTGTTAATTGGGATACTGATGCATCAGAAGTTCATCCTCCATCCGAGGATAGAAACAATGGCATAGGTGGTGCTTCAACGATACAAAATGGAATATCCGAGAAAAGGAGCAGTTCAGTGATAGATGACAGTTCTTCAACATGTTCTACTGATTCTTTGCCGTCAGTAGTCATGAATGACCCCCACAAAGGAAACTCTTTCTCAAATTATAAAGTCCAAAAGTCGCCTAGCAG AGGTAAGAACCGAGGCAAAACATTGTCTGATGTGAGTAGTTGGACGAATGGAATAGATAATCAGCCATCTCGTTCTGCGTTAGATGCCGGGGATTGTAACAATGAGTCTGGAAGTGGTAAGAATGGAAAATCTGAGTCTGGGGTTGTTGTCCTCTCCTTACAGGATCAGTTGAAGTGTGCTGAGCAGCATGTTGTCATAAAG GAAGAGGAGTTTCATTCAGTGAAGAAGCCGGGCATCAGAGACCTTGTTGAGGCAGAGAGATCTATTGACAATGACAGTCTACGAAAAGAGAAGATATCATCTGTGCCATCCTCACCCATTAGTCCTCCTAGAAACTTATCATCCTCTGTTCAAATGAAGTTAGAACACAAGACTAGCCGTACTGTATATCCTGTTCATATCAGGAAAACATCTTTAAGTGGTTCCCCACAGACTGATAAAGATCCATCTTCACCTTTTACTCCTGCATCACCAGTTCCAGCTGCGTCTAAAAGCGAGATACAAAAGATTTCAAGCGCAAGATTAACTGAAAGATCTGAGGCACAAGTGCCAATGATGTCGAGACCTTCAAGTGCTCCTTTAGTTCCTGGTCCCAGGCCAACCGCCCCTTCTGCCTCGGTGGTACAAACTGCTCCCCTACTTGCACGCTCAGTGAGTGCAGCTGGCCGGTTGGGTCCTGATCCCTTACCTGCTACCCATAGGCGTGCTCCTCAATCCTACAGAAATGTGATTATGGGGAACCCTATGGCATCAACTGCTGCTAGTCTGACCCATTCCAGCTCCTCAAGTTCAGGAGTAAATCCATCACCTGGCTATTCTCAACCATCTTCGTTAGTGTCATCTGTATTTTTATCCCAGAGCTCTGACAGATTGGACAAAAGTTCTGGTCAATCTGGTGTTCATTTTAGCTTGATTGCACGGGATGTTTTGCAGAATGGTTCCCAGTGGATTGAGAGTTCTCAAAGGGAATCGAACAGAATGCCCTTAGATCAACCCTCCAGGCTCGATGATGCTCAAAATCATGACTTGTACAGGCCAGCACACAGTAGATCAATGGGCAACATGTCAACTGAGTTCCCAGCCTGTGCATCTGGGCGTCATAACCAAGGGTTAATTGTGGATGAGTTCCCACACCTTGATATCATAAATGACCTGCTTGATGATGAACATGTTATTGGGAAGTCGGCTAAATCAAGTTCAGCATTCCAGTCTCTGAATAACGGACAGCAGTTGCTAAATCGACAGTCCACTTTTCCAGGGGATTTGGGTGCAAATGATGATCCGGGATCTTCAACCACTTCCTGCAGGTTTGAGCGGTCACGAAGTTACCATCATGACCATAGATTCCAAGGAGGGTATAACTTGTCTGGTGGGCATTATGATTCAGTGAGGGATTATATTCCAGCGATGAATAGTGTGCATTGCGTGAATGGTCAGGTAGATGGGTTGATACCGAACCAATGGCAAGTGGGTGGTTCCGATCTGTTGTATATGGGCATGAGAAACACAGAGAACGGTAATTATGCATACTATCCAGATTACTCAAATATGACATGCGGTGTGAATGGTTATACTGTATTCAGGCCGTCAAGTGGTCCCTAA